The DNA region CGACCACCCGTCACGCGCATTCGCCGACGTGCCGTCCTCGCCCGCCGGGCGGTTGCGGAAGTACAGCGTGGCGCTCGGCGCCTCCTGCGTGTTCTGCGCGTTCTGCAGGACACGGGTCTCGCCGGACGGGAAGCGCTTGTCCGGCGTCTTGATCAGGATGTAGCCGTTGCGCGAGGCCAGCGCACCGCTGGTGATGTACGCGTTGTACGCCCCCGAGGTGTCGGCCATGCCGATGATCGGCGTCGGCATGTAGTGCCAGCCCTGGTACAGCGTGAGCTGCACGATGGTGCCGTTCACCGACCAGCCGAGCGTCGGGTCGAGCGTGACCGTGATGTTCGACGTGATGCCGTTGGTGGCATCGGCGAGCACCTCGGTCCAGTTCACGGCGGCGCGCGCGGCCGGCGTGCGCGCGACGCCGGCGCGGAAGCGGGCCTTCAGCGACCGGGCCATCCGGACGAACGTCTGGGCATCGAGGCTGGTGCCGTTGATGTACGACGCGCCCGGGATCGGGAAGGCGGGCGAGACGTTCGTCGTGTTGTCGGTGCCCACCGCGATCGCGGAGTCGAGCATCGCGAGCGCGGTGGCGTTCACGACCGACGCCGGCGCGAAGTTCGCCTCATCCGTGGCCGACGGGGTGATCACCGAGGCCGAGTCGTAGATCATCGACAGCTGCCCGAGGGCGTAGCCGATGTTCAAGTACCCGATGGCGCGGGTGCGCGCCTTGGCCAGCGGCGTATCCGACAGCTTGTCCAGTGCCTTCACGGCGTCGGCGCTCTGGCGCGCGAAGCGGGTGAGGACGCTGAAGTCCTGGTTGTTGCCCTGGAGCGTGAGGTTGGCGCTGCCGAGGGAGTTGTCGAGGATGTCCCGCGGCAGCCCCATCCGCACGTTCATGCCGGCGTTGTTCACGCTGGCACCGCTCTCGAGGCCGAAGTTGAGGGTCTGGGGCCAGATCGAGTTGAGCGTGTTGTACTGGCCCACGAACATGCCCTGGAACGACTTGCCCGCGACCTGGGCCGCGCCATCGGCCGTCTGGAACGCGGCACTGACGTCGACCACGTTGGTGTTGCTGACCGGCAGGTTGCTGTCGCACCCCGCCATCGCAACGGCGCCGCAGGCTGCGGCTACGCGCACGAAACGCATGTGCATCTGTGTGAGTCTCATAAGGTATGGCAGGCCCCCCTGGCACCGCGTCACGGCGACGCGGTGCCGGGGCCCGGAGCTCAGAAGGTGGAGCCGAGCGAGAACGTGAAGGTCCGCAGGTTCGGGAAGGCGTAACGATCAACGCCGTTCAGCACCGGGGAGCCGAGTGACCCGCCGGCGAGGCCGGTCTCGGGATCGAAGCCTGTGTAGTTCGTGAAGGTCACGAGGTTGCGACCCACGACACCCACGCTCCAGTTCCCGGCGCCGAGCACCTTGCCGACACGGTACGACAGCGACACCTCGCGCAGGCGCGCATATGTCGCATCGAACGTGGACAGGTCGTTCGGACCCAGCACGTCGTACTTGCCGCCGATGCCACCGCCACGCTCGGCGCGGTAGTAGTAGCCGGCCGGCTTCGCGTTCGCGATCGTGGCGTTGGCCTGGTCCACCTCGGACACCATGAAGTCACCGAGGCTCCAGGCGTAGCCCTGGTTCCACATCCGCGCGCCATGCGACGCATCCAGCAGCGCGTAGGCGCTCAGGCGGTGGAACGTGACCGTGTTCGTGATCGACCAGCGGAACTTCGGCAGCGTGTTGCCCAGGGGCAGCGAGCGGACCGGGTTGCCCAGGGTCGTGTCGCGCAGCGGGATCAGCGTGCCGTAGTTGTAGTTCGCGTTCCACGGCGTCGCGTTCGACGTCGACGAGATGTTGCGCGCCGCCCAGTAGTTGCGGGTGTAGGCGCTGTCCTG from Gemmatimonadaceae bacterium includes:
- a CDS encoding RagB/SusD family nutrient uptake outer membrane protein, giving the protein MRVAAACGAVAMAGCDSNLPVSNTNVVDVSAAFQTADGAAQVAGKSFQGMFVGQYNTLNSIWPQTLNFGLESGASVNNAGMNVRMGLPRDILDNSLGSANLTLQGNNQDFSVLTRFARQSADAVKALDKLSDTPLAKARTRAIGYLNIGYALGQLSMIYDSASVITPSATDEANFAPASVVNATALAMLDSAIAVGTDNTTNVSPAFPIPGASYINGTSLDAQTFVRMARSLKARFRAGVARTPAARAAVNWTEVLADATNGITSNITVTLDPTLGWSVNGTIVQLTLYQGWHYMPTPIIGMADTSGAYNAYITSGALASRNGYILIKTPDKRFPSGETRVLQNAQNTQEAPSATLYFRNRPAGEDGTSANARDGWSNSFYDHTRFRAIRNASGSGTWVLMESDEIGMLAAEALLQLNRPAEAIPLINDSRARNGLVAIPLTNGVNDPVPGGSGCVPRVPVAGGTATACGSTFEAMKWEKRMETAFTGYSQWYIDSRGWGDLIVGTPLEWAVPIQELNSRLKPQYQNTNRAAVGTYGF